A stretch of Vibrio aphrogenes DNA encodes these proteins:
- the radC gene encoding RadC family protein has product MSTHHYPTQSITQSQLQVLEQAAEIVESIYLTGDVYTAPQKVKAFLQFKLTPYEQEVFGVMFLNNQHQLISFDIMFKGTVNAASVYPREVAKLALQLNASAIIATHNHPSGQSTPSQADIHITQRLKEALELIDVRMLDHIIIGKDTSSLAELGHM; this is encoded by the coding sequence ATGTCTACTCATCATTATCCCACTCAATCCATCACCCAGTCACAACTGCAAGTACTCGAACAAGCGGCTGAAATAGTAGAAAGCATTTATTTAACCGGTGATGTTTATACTGCGCCACAAAAGGTTAAAGCCTTCCTACAATTTAAGCTCACACCTTACGAGCAAGAAGTCTTTGGTGTGATGTTCTTAAACAACCAACATCAATTGATTAGCTTTGACATCATGTTCAAAGGCACCGTTAATGCAGCTTCTGTCTATCCCAGAGAAGTCGCTAAACTTGCACTGCAACTTAATGCATCCGCAATCATCGCCACTCACAACCACCCTTCAGGGCAATCTACGCCATCACAAGCAGATATACACATCACCCAACGATTAAAGGAAGCATTAGAGTTGATTGACGTACGTATGCTCGACCACATCATCATAGGAAAAGACACGTCATCATTAGCTGAATTAGGTCACATGTAA
- a CDS encoding AlpA family transcriptional regulator, whose amino-acid sequence MQFIRLKEVITLTSLSRSSIYKFMNEDQFPKSVSLGDRAVAWIKEEVEEWIEMKIAQRQ is encoded by the coding sequence ATGCAATTCATTCGATTAAAAGAAGTCATTACATTAACGAGTTTAAGCCGTTCTAGCATTTATAAATTCATGAATGAAGATCAATTTCCAAAATCAGTTTCATTAGGCGACCGTGCGGTGGCTTGGATTAAGGAAGAGGTTGAGGAGTGGATTGAAATGAAAATAGCGCAACGTCAGTAA
- a CDS encoding ubiquinol-cytochrome C chaperone family protein — protein MNNTHIYDSDINPVLEKATSEDLAPLVGYIEKKFSQDLTYSEAYKAHSPEHTQYFDLIAKEIRDMGGNSFANLKRGEGPSYSEIVYDVGKKLKASVIKGARIEDNEAAILEAILKKAFEQMSEAEKAELFESLDSSGGLSKGAMTSAALITLFRSGGFYSYQLTLIIANQIAKIILGRGLMFATNTTIVRTASTLAGPVGWAITGVWTAVDLAGPAFSVTIPCVVHIAMLRKSQQAVYCSSCNTMLINDNVKFCPECGTKQ, from the coding sequence ATGAATAATACCCATATATACGATTCAGATATAAACCCTGTTTTAGAAAAAGCCACCAGTGAAGATTTAGCCCCTTTAGTGGGCTATATCGAAAAGAAATTTTCACAGGATTTAACTTATTCAGAAGCCTATAAAGCGCATAGCCCTGAGCATACTCAATACTTTGATTTAATTGCCAAGGAAATCCGTGATATGGGCGGTAATTCCTTTGCCAACCTTAAGCGTGGAGAAGGGCCAAGTTATAGTGAGATTGTTTATGATGTGGGTAAGAAGCTCAAAGCATCAGTCATCAAAGGGGCGAGAATTGAAGACAATGAAGCCGCGATTTTGGAAGCAATTTTAAAAAAAGCCTTTGAGCAAATGAGTGAAGCCGAAAAAGCGGAGCTTTTTGAAAGTTTAGATAGCTCTGGAGGTTTATCTAAAGGTGCGATGACGAGCGCAGCATTAATCACCTTATTTCGTTCAGGAGGGTTTTACTCTTATCAACTCACGCTCATTATTGCGAATCAAATAGCTAAAATCATCTTAGGTCGAGGGCTGATGTTTGCCACCAATACCACTATAGTGAGGACCGCTTCTACTTTAGCTGGCCCTGTTGGTTGGGCTATTACTGGGGTATGGACTGCGGTTGATTTAGCCGGTCCTGCTTTTAGTGTCACTATCCCTTGTGTGGTTCATATCGCAATGTTGAGAAAGTCACAACAAGCCGTGTACTGCTCATCATGTAACACCATGTTGATTAATGATAACGTCAAGTTCTGCCCCGAATGTGGAACAAAGCAATAG